The following are from one region of the Desulfuromonas sp. genome:
- a CDS encoding hydantoinase B/oxoprolinase family protein, whose protein sequence is MKNIDPIRLEVLKNRFASLTEEMGAALMRTAFSPNIKERRDFSCALFDREGEMVAQAAHIPVHLGSMPLSVAAALGRADLAPGDMVLLNDPYRGGTHLPDVTLVTPVFFGEERPAFYLANRAHHADVGGMTAGSLPLSTEIFQEGLRIPPVKIVRCGKIDRELLAMVLANVRTPVEREGDLTAQIAANRTGERRLREIVEGCGLEETEGYCRALLDYGARMMEEVVAAIPDGSYAFEDLLDDDGAGLENIPVRCTVTIRGKEAVVDFSKCAPQVPGCLNAVRAITLSAVFYVFRLLAPEEVPGNAGCMRPIGVRTKPGTVADCTFPAAVAGGNVETSQRLVDVLLGALAQALPERIPAASCGSMNNLTVGGAAPGGELFAYYETVAGGAGGGPAGEGASGIQTHMTNTLNTPVEALEHAYPLRVRRYALRVGSGGPGRHRGGDGVTKEIELLAPARITLIGERRRTAPYGLQGGGPGRKGRNCLIRDGRERKLPGKCSIDVRAGDRLRVETPGGGGWGVRED, encoded by the coding sequence ATGAAGAACATCGACCCCATCCGCCTCGAGGTGCTGAAGAACCGCTTCGCCTCCCTCACCGAGGAGATGGGGGCGGCCCTGATGCGCACCGCCTTCTCCCCCAATATCAAGGAGCGGCGCGACTTCTCCTGCGCCCTCTTCGACCGGGAGGGCGAGATGGTCGCCCAGGCGGCCCACATCCCCGTCCACCTCGGCTCCATGCCGCTGTCGGTGGCCGCCGCCCTCGGGCGGGCCGACCTGGCCCCCGGCGACATGGTCCTGCTCAACGACCCCTACCGCGGCGGCACCCACCTGCCCGACGTGACCCTGGTGACCCCGGTCTTCTTCGGCGAGGAGCGGCCCGCCTTCTATCTCGCCAACCGGGCCCACCACGCCGACGTCGGGGGGATGACCGCCGGCAGCCTCCCCCTCTCCACCGAGATCTTCCAGGAGGGGCTGCGCATCCCCCCGGTGAAGATCGTCCGCTGCGGGAAGATCGACCGGGAGCTGCTGGCGATGGTCCTGGCCAACGTGCGCACCCCCGTCGAACGGGAGGGGGACCTCACCGCCCAGATCGCCGCCAACCGGACCGGCGAGCGGCGCCTGCGGGAGATCGTGGAGGGCTGCGGCCTGGAGGAAACGGAAGGATACTGCCGGGCCCTGCTCGACTACGGGGCACGGATGATGGAGGAGGTGGTCGCCGCCATCCCCGACGGCAGCTACGCCTTCGAGGACCTCCTCGACGACGACGGCGCCGGCCTCGAGAACATCCCGGTCCGCTGCACCGTAACGATCCGGGGGAAAGAGGCGGTCGTCGATTTCTCGAAATGCGCCCCGCAGGTCCCCGGGTGCCTCAATGCGGTACGGGCCATCACCCTCTCGGCGGTTTTCTACGTCTTCCGCCTGCTGGCCCCTGAGGAGGTTCCGGGCAACGCCGGCTGCATGCGCCCGATCGGGGTCAGGACGAAGCCGGGGACGGTGGCCGACTGCACCTTCCCGGCGGCGGTCGCCGGGGGCAACGTGGAGACCTCCCAGCGCCTCGTCGACGTCCTCCTCGGCGCCCTCGCCCAGGCCCTGCCGGAGCGCATTCCGGCGGCCTCCTGCGGCTCCATGAACAACCTCACCGTCGGCGGGGCGGCCCCCGGCGGCGAGCTCTTCGCCTACTACGAGACGGTCGCCGGCGGCGCCGGCGGGGGACCGGCGGGCGAAGGGGCGAGCGGCATCCAGACCCACATGACCAACACCCTCAACACCCCGGTGGAGGCCCTCGAACACGCCTACCCCCTGAGGGTGCGCCGCTACGCCCTGCGGGTCGGTTCCGGCGGCCCCGGCCGCCACCGCGGCGGGGACGGCGTGACGAAAGAGATCGAACTGCTCGCCCCGGCGCGCATCACCCTCATCGGCGAGCGCCGCCGCACCGCCCCCTACGGACTGCAGGGAGGAGGCCCCGGCCGGAAGGGGCGCAACTGCCTGATCCGTGACGGCCGGGAGCGGAAACTGCCCGGCAAGTGCTCCATCGACGTCCGGGCGGGAGACCGGCTCCGCGTCGAGACCCCCGGCGGCGGCGGGTGGGGAGTCAGGGAAGATTAA
- a CDS encoding hydantoinase/oxoprolinase family protein, which yields MLPEYREFERASTTAVNASVSPVMERYIGRLQQGLGAGHLKIMQSNGGSILAETAGREAVRTILSGPAGGMVGAFRTAQAAGFEKVVTFDMGGTSTDVGLCDGAIPFSSETVIAGWPVKVPMIDIHTVGAGGGSIARLDAGGALRVGPESAGADPGPVCYGRGSEVTVTDANLYLGRLLPGRFLGGRRPLHEERCRDAVQELAARAGLAPVRLAEGVLEVAEATMAGALRVVSVERGYDPRDFTLLPFGGAGGLHACALAEKLAIPRILLPVHPGLLSAVGMVLSDSIRDYSLSVLRPGGAESGELAALFAPLEEQARREMTAEGVAEGGLVLRFSLDMRYRGQSFEVNVPFEGDFRAAFGRLHERRYGYRDDGRELEIVTLRLRAVGCGPHPDLTAGTCRRGEVRPAETVPVVLGGEVTPCPVYEREELPCGGEFPGPALVVEETATHLVAPGWRARVDGRSNLVLERSG from the coding sequence ATCCTCCCCGAGTACCGGGAGTTCGAGCGGGCCTCGACCACGGCGGTCAACGCCTCGGTCTCCCCGGTCATGGAGCGCTACATCGGCCGCCTGCAACAGGGATTGGGGGCGGGGCACCTGAAGATCATGCAGAGCAACGGCGGCTCGATCCTGGCCGAAACCGCCGGCCGCGAGGCGGTCCGCACCATCCTCTCCGGCCCCGCCGGCGGCATGGTCGGCGCCTTCCGCACGGCGCAGGCCGCCGGTTTCGAAAAGGTCGTCACCTTCGACATGGGGGGGACGAGCACCGACGTCGGCCTGTGCGACGGGGCCATCCCCTTCTCCTCGGAGACGGTCATCGCCGGCTGGCCGGTGAAGGTGCCGATGATCGACATCCACACCGTCGGCGCCGGGGGCGGCTCCATTGCCCGCCTCGACGCCGGCGGCGCCCTGCGGGTCGGACCGGAGAGCGCCGGGGCCGACCCCGGCCCGGTCTGCTACGGCAGAGGGAGCGAAGTCACCGTCACCGACGCCAACCTCTACCTCGGCCGCCTGCTGCCGGGCCGCTTCCTCGGCGGGCGCAGGCCCCTGCACGAGGAGCGCTGCCGGGATGCGGTACAGGAACTTGCGGCCCGGGCGGGGCTCGCCCCGGTCCGGCTCGCCGAAGGCGTCCTGGAGGTGGCCGAGGCGACCATGGCCGGGGCGCTGCGGGTGGTCTCGGTGGAACGGGGCTATGATCCCCGGGACTTCACCCTCCTCCCCTTCGGCGGCGCCGGGGGGCTGCACGCCTGCGCCCTGGCGGAGAAGCTGGCCATCCCCCGCATCCTCCTTCCGGTCCACCCGGGGCTCCTGTCGGCCGTCGGCATGGTCCTCTCCGACTCGATCCGGGACTACTCCCTCTCGGTGCTGCGCCCCGGCGGGGCGGAATCAGGGGAGCTCGCGGCCCTCTTCGCCCCCCTCGAGGAGCAGGCCCGCCGTGAGATGACGGCCGAAGGGGTCGCCGAGGGAGGGCTGGTACTGCGCTTCTCCCTCGACATGCGCTACCGGGGCCAGTCCTTCGAGGTGAACGTCCCCTTCGAGGGGGACTTCCGCGCCGCCTTCGGCCGTCTGCACGAGCGCCGCTACGGCTACCGCGACGACGGGCGGGAACTGGAGATCGTCACCCTGCGCCTGCGGGCCGTCGGGTGCGGCCCCCACCCCGACCTGACCGCGGGGACCTGCCGCCGGGGGGAGGTCCGCCCCGCGGAGACGGTCCCGGTCGTCCTGGGAGGGGAGGTAACCCCCTGCCCTGTCTACGAACGCGAGGAGCTGCCCTGCGGCGGGGAGTTTCCCGGCCCGGCCCTGGTGGTGGAGGAGACCGCCACCCACCTCGTCGCCCCCGGCTGGCGGGCGCGGGTCGACGGGCGGAGCAACCTGGTGCTGGAGAGGTCTGGATGA